Proteins from one Telopea speciosissima isolate NSW1024214 ecotype Mountain lineage chromosome 1, Tspe_v1, whole genome shotgun sequence genomic window:
- the LOC122645340 gene encoding transcriptional regulator SUPERMAN-like, with protein sequence MEESDHHQQEQANNDPADTSRSYGCVFCKRGFTTAQALGGHMNIHRRDRAKTKQIEAPSVSNVPDSSQISSHQTPYSPTSEAKRSYHTYFPSTTSNPRYPHAYHANDELHIQSRPKPYEEDWSTALSLQIGSTQIQQSEKEEKQKKEVDLELRLGHDP encoded by the coding sequence ATGGAAGAAAGTGATCATCATCAGCAAGAGCAAGCCAACAATGATCCAGCTGATACCAGCAGGTCATATGGATGTGTATTCTGCAAAAGAGGGTTCACCACAGCTCAAGCATTGGGTGGTCATATGAACATCCATAGGAGAGATAGAGCAAAGACCAAACAGATTGAAGCTCCATCAGTTTCAAATGTACCTGATTCTTCACAAATTTCAAGCCATCAAACACCTTATTCTCCAACCTCAGAGGCAAAAAGAAGTTATCACACTTATTTTCCTTCAACcacatcaaaccctagatatccACATGCATACCATGCAAATGATGAACTTCACATTCAATCAAGACCAAAGCCATATGAGGAAGACTGGAGCACAGCTTTGAGTTTACAGATTGGTTCAACACAAATACAACAAagtgagaaagaggagaagcaaAAGAAGGAAGTAGATTTGGAACTTCGACTTGGCCATGATCCATAG